One region of Streptomyces sp. CG4 genomic DNA includes:
- a CDS encoding ABC transporter family substrate-binding protein — MRPTPAAAWIAATAATALLVAGCGSSDQDGAPRKAAPRADGQDINAHPVADLRQGGTLKVAIDQWITQYNINNVDGQQGDAQEIAKTVLPDLFDSDAQGAHHINPDFLLSAKVTSTSPQVVEYELNPKARWSDGTPLSWRDFHAQWQALNGTDKAYEAADTSGYDQIAEVGQGTGAHGVKVTFRTPYADWQRLFDPLYPAAYYDTPGKFGKGWAEKVPVSGNAFKIGQYDRTGQTVTLVPDPKWWGPRPRLDSIVYRVLDASARPDAYLDKEIDYTTALLPEDYRRLVKAPDTDIRRGARWDEVHITLNGGRGPLKDLRVRQAIQHALDRKGIDEAFAKDLSFELKPLDNHFFMPNQKGYRDTSGGNADFDLAQAKKLLDAAGWKDNGEGAPRTKGGKQLALDYVLSAGGNAAQTDQAELVQQQLAQAGVRVELKKVPANDYFNQFVNRGNFDLTSFRNVDAVYQSLLTPVFVRPRGGNLFQNFGSVGSPKIDALLKQAGETTDPSAAAALYNRADDEIWRLAHSVELYQRPQIVAVRSGLANFGAEGLADIDYTKVGWLKK, encoded by the coding sequence ATGCGTCCCACCCCCGCCGCCGCATGGATCGCCGCCACCGCGGCCACCGCGCTTCTGGTGGCCGGCTGCGGCTCCTCGGACCAGGACGGCGCGCCCAGGAAGGCGGCACCCAGGGCCGACGGCCAGGACATCAACGCACACCCGGTCGCCGACCTGAGACAGGGCGGCACGCTGAAGGTGGCGATCGACCAGTGGATCACCCAGTACAACATCAACAACGTCGACGGCCAGCAGGGTGACGCCCAGGAGATCGCCAAGACCGTCCTGCCCGACCTGTTCGACTCCGACGCCCAGGGCGCGCACCACATCAACCCGGACTTCCTGCTCTCCGCGAAGGTGACCTCCACCAGCCCCCAGGTCGTCGAGTACGAACTCAACCCGAAGGCCAGGTGGTCCGACGGCACACCGCTGAGCTGGCGCGACTTCCACGCCCAGTGGCAGGCGCTGAACGGCACGGACAAGGCCTACGAGGCCGCCGACACCAGCGGCTACGACCAGATCGCCGAGGTCGGGCAGGGCACCGGCGCACACGGGGTCAAGGTGACCTTCAGGACGCCGTACGCCGACTGGCAGCGGCTGTTCGACCCGCTGTACCCGGCGGCGTACTACGACACCCCCGGCAAGTTCGGCAAGGGCTGGGCCGAGAAGGTGCCGGTCTCCGGGAACGCCTTCAAGATCGGCCAGTACGACAGGACCGGGCAGACGGTCACACTCGTCCCGGACCCCAAGTGGTGGGGCCCGCGGCCCAGGCTGGACTCGATCGTCTACCGCGTCCTCGACGCGTCCGCCCGCCCCGACGCCTATCTCGACAAGGAGATCGACTACACCACCGCGCTGCTGCCCGAGGACTACCGGCGGCTGGTCAAGGCCCCGGACACGGACATCCGGCGGGGCGCCCGCTGGGACGAGGTGCACATCACGCTCAACGGCGGTCGCGGCCCGCTGAAGGACCTGCGGGTACGGCAGGCGATCCAGCACGCCCTCGACCGCAAGGGCATCGACGAGGCCTTCGCCAAGGACCTCTCCTTCGAACTGAAGCCGCTCGACAACCACTTCTTCATGCCCAACCAGAAGGGCTACCGGGACACCTCCGGCGGAAACGCCGACTTCGACCTCGCCCAGGCGAAGAAGCTCCTCGACGCGGCCGGCTGGAAGGACAACGGCGAGGGCGCGCCGCGCACCAAGGGCGGCAAGCAGCTCGCCCTCGACTACGTCCTCAGCGCCGGCGGCAACGCCGCCCAGACCGACCAGGCCGAGCTGGTGCAGCAGCAGCTCGCGCAGGCCGGGGTGCGGGTCGAGCTGAAGAAGGTGCCGGCGAACGACTACTTCAACCAGTTCGTGAACCGCGGCAACTTCGACCTGACCAGCTTCCGCAACGTCGACGCCGTCTACCAGTCCCTGCTCACCCCGGTCTTCGTCCGGCCCCGGGGCGGCAACCTCTTCCAGAACTTCGGGTCGGTCGGCTCCCCGAAGATCGACGCGCTGCTGAAGCAGGCGGGCGAGACCACCGATCCGTCGGCGGCGGCCGCCCTCTACAACCGGGCCGACGACGAGATCTGGCGCCTCGCCCACTCCGTCGAGCTCTACCAGCGCCCCCAGATCGTCGCCGTCCGCTCCGGCCTGGCCAACTTCGGCGCGGAGGGCCTGGCGGACATCGACTACACGAAGGTGGGCTGGCTGAAGAAGTAG
- the rsgA gene encoding ribosome small subunit-dependent GTPase A — MRRYGKHTDEDDIRTRPNRKGNRPRTNIRPKHEDAAGGMVLTVDRGRLTCLVEDRTVLAMKARELGRKAAVVGDRVALVGDLSGKKDTLARIVRIEERASVLRRTADDDDPYERVVVANADQLAIVTALADPEPRPRLIDRCLVAAYDGGLEPLLVLTKSDLAPPDKLLELYGDLDIPYVVTSRDELENGDAADRVRRHLDGRITAFVGHSGVGKTTLVNALVPEDRRRSTGRVNAVTGRGRHTTTSALALPLTIMDGWVIDTPGVRSFGLAHIDPSRVIHAFPDLEPGTEGCPRACSHDEPDCALDAWVEEGHADPARLYSLRRLLATRERTEGD; from the coding sequence ATGCGCCGCTACGGCAAGCACACCGACGAGGACGACATCCGCACCCGTCCCAACCGCAAGGGCAACCGGCCGCGTACGAACATCCGGCCCAAGCACGAGGACGCGGCCGGGGGCATGGTCCTCACCGTCGACCGGGGCCGGCTGACCTGCCTGGTCGAGGACCGGACCGTGCTGGCGATGAAGGCCCGCGAGCTGGGCCGCAAGGCGGCGGTGGTCGGGGACCGGGTGGCGCTGGTCGGCGATCTGTCCGGCAAGAAGGACACGCTGGCGCGGATCGTCCGGATCGAGGAGCGCGCCTCGGTGCTGCGCCGCACGGCCGACGACGACGATCCGTACGAGCGGGTGGTGGTGGCGAACGCGGACCAGCTGGCGATCGTCACCGCCCTGGCCGACCCGGAACCCCGCCCCCGGCTGATCGACCGCTGTCTGGTCGCCGCCTACGACGGTGGCCTGGAGCCGCTGCTGGTGTTGACCAAGTCGGACCTGGCCCCGCCGGACAAGCTGCTGGAGCTGTACGGCGACCTGGACATCCCGTACGTCGTCACCAGCCGCGACGAGTTGGAGAACGGGGACGCGGCGGACCGGGTGCGCCGGCATCTGGACGGCCGGATCACCGCGTTCGTGGGCCACTCGGGCGTCGGCAAGACGACGCTGGTCAACGCGCTGGTCCCGGAGGACCGGCGGCGTTCGACGGGTCGCGTCAACGCGGTGACGGGCCGTGGCCGTCACACCACGACCTCGGCCCTCGCGCTGCCGCTCACGATCATGGACGGCTGGGTCATCGACACCCCGGGCGTCCGCTCCTTCGGCCTCGCCCACATCGATCCGTCCCGGGTCATCCACGCGTTTCCGGATCTGGAGCCGGGCACGGAGGGCTGCCCGCGCGCATGCAGCCACGACGAGCCGGACTGCGCACTGGACGCGTGGGTCGAGGAGGGGCACGCGGATCCGGCGCGGCTGTACTCGCTGCGCCGGCTGCTGGCCACGCGGGAGCGCACGGAGGGCGACTGA
- a CDS encoding ABC transporter permease, whose product MPLYLAKRLGYHAVLLLAAVCLSYLLASLALDPRAYYAGRQPPLSPSAVDHHLTALGVNDHQPLRARFLHWADRAVRHGDLGETIDGTSVNAEFGRRIGVSLRLLLAGTALGTVAGVLAGAWTAVRQYRFSDRAVTVVSFALLSTPVFLLAILLKTGAVWFDQTTGTDLIQFTGEKSAGLHGGFWTVLKDRSVHLLLPTVSVALFAVASYSRYQRSTMLDVLGSDYLRTARAKGLGRRAVLLRHGLRTALIPMSTYFSYGFLALFTGATFTETIFGWHGMGEWFVNSIGKNDVNSVVAVNIFAAVTVLLSGFVADLLHAALDPRIRRAA is encoded by the coding sequence GTGCCTCTCTACCTGGCCAAACGTCTCGGCTACCACGCCGTCCTGCTGCTGGCCGCCGTCTGCCTGTCGTACCTGCTGGCCTCGCTCGCGCTCGATCCGCGCGCCTACTACGCGGGCCGGCAGCCGCCGCTGTCCCCGAGCGCCGTGGACCACCACCTCACCGCGCTCGGCGTCAACGACCACCAGCCGCTGCGCGCACGCTTCCTGCACTGGGCCGACCGGGCCGTCCGCCACGGCGACCTCGGCGAGACCATCGACGGAACCTCCGTCAATGCCGAGTTCGGCCGGCGGATCGGGGTCAGCCTGCGGCTGCTGCTCGCGGGTACCGCCCTCGGCACGGTGGCCGGCGTCCTGGCCGGCGCCTGGACGGCCGTACGGCAGTACCGGTTCAGCGACCGCGCGGTCACCGTCGTCTCCTTCGCGCTGCTGTCCACGCCGGTGTTCCTGCTGGCGATCCTGCTGAAGACCGGCGCGGTCTGGTTCGACCAGACCACGGGCACCGATCTCATCCAGTTCACCGGTGAGAAGAGCGCGGGGCTGCACGGCGGATTCTGGACGGTCCTGAAGGACCGCTCCGTGCACCTGCTGCTGCCCACCGTCTCCGTCGCCCTGTTCGCCGTCGCGAGCTACAGCCGCTACCAGCGCAGCACCATGCTCGACGTCCTCGGCTCCGACTATCTGCGCACCGCCCGCGCCAAGGGGCTCGGCCGCCGGGCCGTGCTGCTCCGGCACGGGCTGCGCACCGCCCTCATCCCCATGTCGACCTACTTCTCCTACGGCTTCCTCGCTCTGTTCACCGGCGCCACCTTCACCGAGACGATCTTCGGCTGGCACGGCATGGGCGAGTGGTTCGTGAACTCCATCGGAAAGAACGACGTGAACTCGGTCGTCGCCGTGAACATCTTCGCCGCCGTCACCGTGCTGCTCTCCGGCTTCGTCGCCGACCTGCTGCACGCCGCCCTCGACCCGCGCATCCGGCGGGCGGCATGA
- a CDS encoding ABC transporter ATP-binding protein, with translation MSPLLEVTGLDVDFDGTAAVRDVRLTLERGEVLGLVGESGSGKSATALAVLGLLPGNATTRGSIRFDGTELLGASERELTRIRGGRIAMVFQDPLSAFTPVHRIGDQIAEAVRAHRDVSREQARARAVDLLDLVGIPEPALRARAFPHEFSGGMRQRAMIAMAMAAGPDVILADEPTTALDVTIQAQILDVLRTAQRETGAAVLLVSHDLGVIAGLADRVAVMRDGRIVEQGPATEVFHRPSAPYTRQLLAAVPRIDTPRRPERPSGEPVLKVRGLTRTFPVHAGGLIRRRTGTVYAVDGVDLDIRRGETLALVGESGSGKSTTLFELLELAAPEGGTAELFGERLGTLTKDRVRALRRRIQIVFQDPMASLDPRMPVGDIIAEPLRTQGADKASVARRVPELLAQVGLDPGHADRFPHEFSGGQRQRVGIARALSVGPELLVLDEPVSALDVSVQAEVLDLLRRLKRELGLAYLFVSHDLAVVRNIADRVSVVYLGRTVEAGPVDEVFARPRHPYTQALLSAVPVPDPARERERRRGRILLPGDPPSPTLRYDGCRFRARCPLVASLTDDERKRCAHEVPEFAGDGAACHFARVREVL, from the coding sequence ATGAGCCCGCTGCTCGAAGTGACCGGCCTGGACGTCGACTTCGACGGTACGGCGGCCGTACGGGACGTGCGGCTGACCCTGGAGCGGGGCGAGGTCCTCGGGCTGGTCGGGGAGTCCGGCTCCGGCAAGTCCGCCACCGCCCTCGCCGTCCTCGGACTGCTGCCCGGCAACGCCACCACGCGCGGCTCGATACGGTTCGACGGCACCGAACTCCTCGGCGCGAGCGAGCGGGAGCTGACCCGGATCCGGGGCGGCCGCATCGCGATGGTCTTCCAGGACCCGCTCTCGGCGTTCACCCCCGTCCACCGTATCGGCGACCAGATCGCCGAGGCCGTCCGCGCCCACCGGGACGTCTCCCGCGAACAGGCCCGCGCCCGCGCCGTGGACCTGCTCGACCTCGTCGGCATCCCCGAACCCGCGCTGCGCGCCCGGGCGTTCCCGCACGAGTTCTCCGGCGGGATGCGCCAGCGCGCCATGATCGCCATGGCGATGGCGGCCGGACCCGACGTGATCCTCGCCGACGAGCCCACCACGGCCCTGGACGTCACCATCCAGGCCCAGATCCTCGACGTGCTGCGCACCGCCCAACGGGAGACCGGCGCCGCCGTCCTGCTGGTCAGCCATGACCTCGGCGTCATCGCCGGCCTCGCCGACCGGGTCGCCGTCATGCGGGACGGCCGGATCGTCGAGCAGGGGCCGGCGACCGAGGTCTTCCACCGCCCGAGCGCGCCCTACACCCGGCAGCTGCTCGCGGCCGTCCCCCGCATCGACACCCCGCGCCGGCCCGAACGCCCTTCCGGCGAACCGGTGTTGAAGGTGCGCGGCCTCACCCGCACCTTCCCCGTCCACGCGGGCGGCCTCATCAGGCGCCGCACCGGCACCGTGTACGCCGTCGACGGGGTCGACCTCGACATCCGGCGCGGCGAGACCCTCGCGCTGGTCGGCGAGTCCGGGTCCGGCAAGTCGACCACCCTCTTCGAACTGCTCGAACTGGCCGCGCCGGAAGGGGGAACGGCCGAGCTGTTCGGGGAGCGGCTCGGCACGCTCACCAAGGACCGGGTGCGGGCCCTGCGCCGCCGGATCCAGATCGTCTTCCAGGATCCGATGGCCTCTCTCGATCCCCGGATGCCCGTCGGCGACATCATCGCCGAGCCGTTGCGCACCCAGGGTGCCGACAAGGCCTCCGTGGCGCGCCGGGTGCCCGAACTCCTCGCCCAGGTCGGTCTCGACCCGGGCCACGCGGACCGCTTCCCGCACGAGTTCTCCGGCGGGCAGCGCCAGCGTGTGGGTATCGCCCGTGCGCTGTCCGTCGGGCCCGAGCTGCTCGTCCTGGACGAACCGGTCTCCGCGCTCGACGTCTCCGTCCAGGCCGAGGTGCTGGATCTGCTGCGGCGGCTGAAGCGGGAGTTGGGGCTCGCGTACTTGTTCGTCTCCCACGACCTCGCCGTCGTGCGGAACATCGCCGACCGGGTGAGCGTGGTCTATCTCGGCCGTACCGTCGAGGCCGGGCCCGTCGACGAGGTCTTCGCGCGGCCCCGGCACCCCTACACCCAGGCGCTGCTGTCCGCCGTGCCCGTGCCGGATCCGGCACGGGAGCGGGAGCGGCGGCGCGGGCGGATTCTGCTGCCCGGGGATCCGCCCAGCCCTACGCTGCGCTACGACGGGTGCCGGTTCCGGGCGCGGTGCCCGCTGGTCGCTTCGCTGACGGACGACGAGCGCAAGCGGTGTGCGCATGAGGTGCCGGAGTTCGCGGGGGACGGTGCGGCCTGCCACTTCGCGAGGGTGCGGGAGGTGCTGTAG
- the aroA gene encoding 3-phosphoshikimate 1-carboxyvinyltransferase: MTVNPAHSALWPAPHASGAVDATVHVPGSKSVTNRALVLAALASEPGWLRRPLRSRDTLLMAGALRAMGVQIEETVSSSSSVAGGPDGTGEAWRVLPTGLHGPATVDVGNAGTVMRFLPPVAALADGPIRFDGDPRSYERPLHGVIDALRQLGARIDDDGRGALPLTVHGGGALDGGPVSIDASSSSQFVSALLLSGPRYNQGVEVRHTGASLPSLPHIRMTVDMLRAVGAQVDTPESGGEPNVWRVTPGALLGRDLTIEPDLSNAQPFLAAALVTGGKVLIPDWPERTTQPGDRLREIFTEMGGSCELTEFGLVFTGSGAVHGIDVDLSDVGELTPGIAAVAALADSPSTLRGVAHLRLHETDRLAALTKEINELGGDVTETADGLHIRPRPLHGGVFHTYEDHRMATAGAIIGLAVEGVRIENVATTAKTLPDFPELWTGMLGQ, translated from the coding sequence ATGACCGTTAACCCCGCACACTCCGCCCTCTGGCCCGCCCCGCACGCGAGCGGGGCCGTCGACGCGACGGTCCACGTGCCCGGGTCCAAGTCGGTCACCAACCGCGCACTGGTGCTGGCCGCCCTCGCCTCCGAGCCCGGCTGGCTGCGCCGCCCGCTGCGCTCCCGCGACACCCTGCTGATGGCCGGTGCCCTCAGGGCCATGGGCGTGCAGATCGAGGAGACCGTGTCATCCAGCTCCTCCGTCGCGGGCGGCCCCGACGGCACCGGCGAGGCCTGGCGGGTACTGCCGACGGGGCTGCACGGCCCGGCCACGGTCGACGTCGGCAACGCCGGCACGGTGATGCGCTTCCTGCCGCCGGTGGCCGCGCTGGCCGACGGCCCCATCCGGTTCGACGGCGACCCTCGGTCCTACGAACGGCCCCTGCACGGCGTGATCGACGCGCTGCGGCAGCTCGGCGCCCGGATCGACGACGACGGCCGGGGCGCGCTGCCGCTGACCGTGCACGGCGGCGGGGCCCTGGACGGCGGCCCGGTGTCGATCGACGCGTCCTCGTCCTCCCAGTTCGTGTCGGCCCTGCTGCTGTCCGGCCCGCGCTACAACCAGGGCGTCGAGGTCCGCCACACCGGCGCGAGCCTGCCCTCCCTGCCGCACATCCGGATGACCGTCGACATGCTGCGCGCGGTCGGCGCCCAGGTCGACACCCCGGAGTCGGGCGGCGAGCCGAACGTGTGGCGGGTGACGCCGGGCGCGCTGCTCGGCCGGGACCTGACGATCGAGCCGGACCTGTCCAACGCCCAGCCGTTCCTGGCGGCGGCCCTGGTCACCGGCGGCAAGGTGCTGATCCCGGACTGGCCGGAGCGCACCACCCAGCCGGGTGACCGGCTGCGGGAGATCTTCACCGAGATGGGCGGCTCCTGCGAACTCACCGAGTTCGGGCTGGTGTTCACCGGTTCCGGCGCGGTCCACGGCATCGACGTGGACCTGAGCGACGTCGGCGAGCTGACCCCCGGCATCGCGGCCGTCGCGGCCCTCGCCGACTCCCCCTCCACCCTGCGGGGCGTGGCGCATCTGCGGCTGCACGAGACGGACCGGCTGGCCGCGCTCACCAAGGAGATCAACGAGCTCGGCGGTGACGTCACCGAGACCGCCGACGGCCTGCACATCCGCCCGCGCCCGCTGCACGGCGGCGTCTTCCACACCTACGAGGACCACCGCATGGCGACCGCCGGCGCGATCATCGGCCTGGCGGTCGAGGGCGTACGGATCGAGAACGTGGCGACGACGGCGAAGACCCTGCCGGACTTCCCCGAGCTGTGGACCGGGATGCTCGGGCAGTAG
- a CDS encoding ABC transporter permease, with protein sequence MTTATLTKAPSGRSALVLRRFLRHRSALAGAVVLVLLFLLAFAGPWLTPWSYDHIDYGALRSGPSAQHWWGTNRIGQDVFAQTVRGLQKSLVIGLLVAVLATGLASLVGACAGYFGGWTDRLLMFCVDLLLVFPSFLVIAIVSPRLRSAGWIAFVGLLAVFAWMITARVVRSMTLSLKEREFVRAARYTGVGPLRIIWRHVLPNVASFLIIDATIQVGGAVMSETALSYFGFGVQPPDVSLGTLIASGTGAALTYPWMFFFAAGLLVVFVLAVNLVGDGLRDALDPTSKGAPR encoded by the coding sequence ATGACGACCGCGACCCTCACGAAAGCACCGAGCGGCCGCTCCGCCCTCGTCCTGCGCCGGTTCCTGCGCCACAGATCCGCGCTCGCCGGCGCCGTCGTCCTGGTCCTGCTCTTCCTGCTCGCCTTCGCCGGACCCTGGCTGACCCCTTGGTCCTACGACCACATCGACTACGGCGCACTGCGCTCCGGGCCCAGCGCCCAGCACTGGTGGGGCACCAACCGCATCGGGCAGGACGTCTTCGCACAGACCGTGCGCGGACTGCAGAAGTCGCTGGTCATCGGGTTGCTGGTGGCCGTGCTGGCCACCGGGCTCGCCTCGCTCGTGGGCGCCTGCGCCGGCTACTTCGGCGGCTGGACCGACCGGCTGCTGATGTTCTGCGTCGACCTGCTGCTGGTCTTCCCGTCCTTCCTGGTCATCGCGATCGTCTCGCCCCGGCTGCGCTCCGCCGGCTGGATCGCGTTCGTCGGGCTGCTCGCCGTCTTCGCCTGGATGATCACCGCGCGCGTCGTACGCTCCATGACGCTGTCCCTGAAGGAGCGGGAATTCGTGCGCGCCGCCCGCTACACGGGCGTCGGACCGCTGCGGATCATCTGGCGGCATGTGCTGCCGAACGTCGCCTCCTTCCTGATCATCGACGCGACGATCCAGGTCGGCGGCGCGGTGATGAGCGAGACCGCGCTGTCCTACTTCGGCTTCGGCGTACAGCCGCCCGATGTCTCCCTGGGCACCCTGATCGCCTCCGGCACCGGCGCGGCCCTCACCTACCCGTGGATGTTCTTCTTCGCCGCCGGACTGCTCGTCGTGTTCGTACTCGCCGTCAACCTGGTCGGCGACGGACTGCGGGACGCCCTGGACCCGACCTCGAAGGGGGCGCCCCGATGA
- a CDS encoding multidrug efflux SMR transporter → MAWLLVIVAGILETGFAVCLKLSHGFTRLWPTVAFASFALGSFGLLTLSLKKLDVGPAYAVWTGIGAAGTAIYGMVFLGDLVSTLKIVSISLVIIGVIGLQLSGSAH, encoded by the coding sequence ATGGCGTGGCTGCTGGTCATCGTGGCCGGGATTCTGGAGACCGGTTTCGCCGTGTGCCTGAAGCTCTCGCACGGGTTCACCCGGCTCTGGCCGACGGTCGCCTTCGCGTCGTTCGCCCTCGGCAGCTTCGGCCTCCTGACCCTCTCCCTGAAGAAACTCGACGTCGGCCCCGCCTACGCGGTCTGGACCGGCATCGGCGCGGCCGGCACCGCGATCTACGGCATGGTCTTCCTCGGCGACCTGGTCTCCACCCTCAAAATCGTCTCCATCAGCCTGGTCATCATCGGGGTGATCGGCCTCCAGCTCTCGGGCTCGGCCCACTAG